Part of the Posidoniimonas polymericola genome, GTCGTACGCCTCTTTGACCTGGGCCAAAATCTGCGGCTCGCCCAGCACCATGCTGTCCAGGCTGGCCGCAACGTGGAACAGGTGGTCCACAACCTCCTCGTCCCGCAGCGAAACGAGCTCCGAGTGCACCTCCTCGACCGGCACGTGGTGCGCGTCGGCCAGGTGGCGGGCCATCAGCCGCGGGCAGGGGGGCAGGTCGTCCTCGCCCGAGGCGACGTAGAACTCTACCCGGTTGCAGGTCGAGAGCAGCACCGCCTCGTTCGAAGGACGCTCGACCCGCCAGCCTTCCAGCGCCAGCGCCGCCTGGTCGGGCGTGAAGGCGAGTCGCTCGCGCACCGCCACCCCCGAGCGGTGGTGCGAGCAGCCTATCATGCGGAGCTTCATGTCAGTTGCCGTGGCGGTTGGGGCGGCTCAACACGCGCCGCGTGCGAGCTGCCGGTCCACAGCAGGGAGGCCAGCACGATCACCAAGAACCCGAACGACGCGACCGTCAGATAGGCGACTTTTCGTCCCCGCCGCGCGCCGGGGTACAGCCAGCGGAACAGCTCTGCGGCAACTAACCACAGCAGCATGACGGATAGACTGATTACGAGGGGGTCCCCCCAGAGGGAGGCCCCGTCCGCGCCGTGACGCAGCCGCGTGAGCACCAGGCCGGAGCCGAACCCGCCCGCCACCAATACCGCGCTGACCCCCAACGCACGCGAGTTGAGCTGCTCGAGCACCTCCAGCGACGGCAGGCGGAACTCGTTGGCCGAGGGGAGCTTCTGCTTCAGCCGCCAGCTCTGGATCAGGTACATCACGCCCGCCAGGAATCCGACAATCACCGAGACGGTCGCCATCACCAGCAGCACGCCGTGCGTGCGGCCCCAGAAGTCCGAGGCGTTCTCCGCCGCGATCGGCCGGTCGCTGGCGACGGTCGACACGCCGACCAACGCCAGCACCAGCGGCAAGAGGAACAGGCCAATCGCCTGCCGCGGAGCCGAGAACGACGCAAATAAGTACACGCAAGCCAGCGACAACGCCGCCACCGACGCCCAGTCGGACGGGCTGGAGAGCGGCGTGTGCGAGCCCCGCGCGTGGACCGTCAGGAACGTGATGTGGGCGAACACGCCGGCGATCGCGAAGCCGAGCAGCAGCAGACGGTGCCAGCCGAAGCGGCGCACGAGGCTGACTACCTCGAGCGACAACGCCACGGCGTAGCTCGCGACAAAGCAGAACGTAGTCGTTTCGGAGAGGTTCATCGCCGCCGGTTGATGAGTCGTTATTGGTTGCGCGGGGCCGCTCAGGAATGACTCAAAAACAACTGCCGCGGTTTTCTGTTCACCGCCCCGGCTTACCCCCTCCCCCTTGGGAGAGCGACATCGGATGAGGAAGTTGTGTTGCAGGTATTCCTAGGCGGTCTTGGCTCCGCCCGCCGGCGGTTCCAGGCCGTAGTCTTTGATCTTTTTGTGCAGCGTGTTGCGGTTGATCCCGAGCCGCTGGGCGGCCTTGATCTGCACCCCCTCGCACTGTCCCAGCACCTGGGAGATCACCTCACGCTCCACCCGGTCGACGATCCGGCTGTGCAGGTCCTCGCTCTTGTCGTCGGCCTGGCTGAGGCCCTCGACCACGAGCTGCTCGGCCAGCGAGTCGAAGTCGAAACGGCGGATCGCCATGCTGTGCGGCTCGACCTCGCCGCGGACAACCGCCGGCAGCAGCTCGACCGTCAGCTCGTCCCCCATCGCCATCACGACCGCGCGTTCCACGTAGTTCTGCAGCTCCCGTACGTTGCCGGGCCAGTGGTAGTCCTGCAACGCCTCGAGCGCCTGCGGCGAGATGTGCGCGACGTAGGTGTCGTTCTCTTCATTGTAGTAGTTGAGGAAGTGTCCGACGAGCGACGGGATGTCCTCGCGCCGCTCGCGGAGCGACGGCAGGTACACCGGCACCACGTTCAGGCGGTAGTAGAGGTCCTCCCGAAAGCGGCCCTCGGTGCTCTCCTCCAGCAGGTCGCGGTTGCTGGCGGCGATCACCCGCGTGTCGACGCGGATAGTCTGGGTGTCGCCGACCCGCTCGAACTCCCGCTCCTGCAGCACCCGCAGCAGCTTGACCTGCAGGTGCAGCGTGGTGCTGTTGATCTCATCGAGGAAGATGGTGCCGGTGTGGGCGGCCTCGAAGCGGCCGGTGCGGTTCTCGATCGCCCCGGTAAAGGCGCCCCGCACGTGGCCAAACAGCTCGCTCTCTAGCAGGCTCTCGCTGAGGGCGCCGCAGTTCACACGGACAAACGGCTTCTTCTTGCGGTCGCTCAGCTCGTGGATCGCCCGCGCGATCAGCTCCTTGCCGGTGCCGGTCTCGCCGAGCAGCAGCACCGAGGCCTTCCGCGAGGCGACCTGCCGCGTGATGCGGTAGACCTCCTGCATCGCGGCGCTGGATCCGATGATGCTCGGCAGCGGCGGCTCGGTGGTTCGCTGTGGGGAAGGCGCGGTCATTACCCCTCGTTGCTGCGAGGTTCTTCGCTGGGAGTTTCGCCGCTCAGTGATTCGTCACGCAGTGATTCGATCGAGTCGAGCACCGCGCCGAGCACCCGTTGGGTGTCGGGCGACTCGGTCTCGCTGGCGTTGTAGCGGTCGTACTGGCCGACGATCTGCTGCCGGGTGAGCAGCAGGCCGTGCTTCTGCACGCTCTGGTCGAAGCCGGCGGCCGCCGCGTCGCGGGTGGCGACCGGCAGCACGTCCTGATTGGCCAGGTTGAGCAGCGAGGTCTGGCTCTCCGGTGTGCCGACCAGCGCCAGCGACGGGATGGTCGACGCGATGTCGGACGACCGGTTCACCGCGGCCAGCAGTTCGGACGAGTGGGCCCGCACGTTGTAGAAGCTCGGGCCGTCCTTCAGCAGCCGCTCGATCCAGCCGGCGGCGGCCGCGGCGTGCTCGTTCCGCTGGGTGGGCGTCGGCAGCCCGGCGGGGGCGATCTCGCGCGCCGCCTGCGCGATCGAGGTGGTCGCTTCGGTGCTGTGAGGCCGCGGGAAGGCGAGCACCCGTTCGTGCTCGCGGGCGATCTGCTTAGCGCGGTCGAGCTGGCCGTCGGCGGCCAGCAGCACCACCGGCAGGTTAGCGGTGGCGGTCAGGCGGCGGACCTGGAACAGCACCTCACGGACGTTCGGACGCAGCACGCCGGTGTCGATGATCACGAACTCGACATCGGGGTGGTCGGCGGCGTCGCACACCACGGCGGCCCCGATATTCGTGGCGATCGCCTGCACGCCGATGCCCGCCAGCCGCCCGCTGACGGTCGCGGCGTCGGCGGTCTTGGGCATGGCGACAACCGCCGCGGACTCGCCGTCGCTGCTGGCAAAGTGCAAGAGCGACTTAGTTACCTTGCTGCTGCCCGGGAACGGGCTCGTCGGGTTGATCTGCATTATCGCCTCGAGAGCGGCGAAGCGGACCGCCGGGTGCGACGCCACCAGCGCCGCCGCCAGCGGCGACGGGCGTCCGTCGTGCGTGGCGAGCACCGCGGGGTTGCGGCGGCTGCCCAGCTCGGCGGCGATCGCGATTGCCGACCCGGTGAGCGATTCTTCGGTCGCCAGCTCGAGCGCCTGACTAAGCGTCTCCGCAGGCAGATCGGCAGCGGCGGGGCCGGGCAGCGTCGCGGCGACGCCACGGTTGTCCAGCAGCCACTCGGCGTGCAGCCGGTAGGCCACCGCCAGCGTGGCGTGGTCGGGATCGCCCTGATTCAGGTTCCACAGGTCGGCGGCGAGCTCCGCGGTGCGGAGGTGCGCCGCGTCCTCACGCGAGACGCCCGCCGACACAACGGCGGCGTCTCCCGCGGCGAGGTCTTGGTTCCAGATCCACGCGGTGGCGCCGCCCTCCTGGGCCCCGGTTCCCGGGACACCGCGGCGGGCAGGCACGCCGGCGTTGGCGTTAACGATGGCGTCGCGGAGCAGCGGCTCGGCGCTAGTGGGCGAGAACGCCACGCCGGTCAGCTCGCTGAGCGACCACCGGGCGGCGGCGCCAACCGGCTCGCTGCCCTGAGCGCCCGCGGCGATCGCGGCCAGGCGGGGGATCGACGCGCGGTCGCCCATCTGGCCGAGCGCCCACGCGGCCTGCTGACGCACGGCGGCGTTGGGCGAGTCGAGCGCGGCGGCGACCAGCGGGGTCGACAGCGGCTTCATCCGCACCAGCGCCTCGCGGAGGCGGCTCTGCTGCTTCGCGTCGTCGGCGGCGGCCAGGGCGGTGATGGTCGCCAGGGCGCCGTCAACGCCGGCCGCCTGCAGGCCCTGCAGCGCGACGCGGCGGGCGGCCTTGTCGCCGGTGGCGTACTGTCGGGTCAACTCACTCAGGCGCCCGGGGTCGGCGGCGGCTGCGCCGGCTGCCTCGAAGCACTTGCCCGCGAACTGGTCGGCCGCGGGGCCGAGCTCGGCGGCCCGCGCCAGGCGGTGGATCTTGGCCGCGCCAAACTGCGCGACCAAACCGGCCAGCTGCTCGCCGGTAAGGCTCATGCCGGCCAGCTCGTCCATCAACGGCTTGGCCAGCTCGCCCTCGCCCAGGTTGACCAGCACCAGGAGGTCGCGGACGTAGTCGGCGGGCTCTTCGCGTTCGTTGCTGAGTGCGTAGCCGGCGGCGCGGCTCGGCGCCGCGGGGACGACATCATCAAGGTCGGTCTGCGCAACCGCTGGGGTGACGGCGAGCAACGACGCTGCTGCCAATGCACAGAGGGCGGAAATGGGAAGCCGAAGATTCATGCTGTGGGACTCGGGATGCTGGCTAATCTCTCAGGCGATCCTTCCAGACGGCAATCTGTTCCTCAACCTTGGTGGGGTTGGTGCTTCCGGTGCTGCAAAACGCTTTCACGGCGTTCTCAACGCCGAGTACCTCGTAGACCGACTCGTCGAGCAGCTCGTGGGCCGACTTGAAGAAGTCGACCGGCAGGTCCGAGAGCCGCTCGCCCCGCTTCATCGCCGCGCTGACCAGCTTGCCGATCAGCTCGTGGGCGGTCCGCTGCGGCACGCCCTGGTGGATCAGGTGCTCCATGAGCGTGGTGGCGTCGAGGTAGCCGTGGTCGAGCCGGGCCTCGATCGATTCCCGCTTCAGGTCGGCTCCGGCGGCCAGCGGGGCAGCCAGCTCTAGGCACGCGCGCACGGTGTCGGCCGAGTCGAACACCCGCTCTTTGTCTTCTTGCAGGTCGCGGTTGTAGGCCAGCGGCAGCGACTTCACCAGCACCAAGAGCGACGTCAGGTTGCCGTCGACCCGGGCGGTCTTGCCGCGGATCAGCTCGAGCACGTCGGGGTTGATCTTCTGCGGCATGATCGAGCTGCCGGTGCAGAACTGCTGCGGCAGCTTGATGAAATCGAACTCGATGGTTGCCCACAAGATCCACTCTTCGGCCCACCCGCTCAGGTGGGTGGCGACCAGCGACAGGCAGAACGCAAACTCGATGGCGAAGTCGCGGTCGCTCGAAGAGTCGAGGCTGTTGGCCACCAGGCCCTCGAACGACAGCTCCTTGGCGACCAGCTCGCGGTCGATCGGCATCGTGGTGCCGGCCATCGCGGCGGTGCCCAGCGGCAGCTGGTTGACCCGCTTGCGGCAGTCGGCCAGCCGCTGGCGGTCCCGCTCAAACTTCTCGCAGTACGCCAGCCAGTAGTGGTTGGCGAGCACCGGCTGGGCCCGCTGCAGGTGGGTGTAGCCCGGCAGGATGACGCCGGCGTCCTTCTCGGTGCGGCTGATAAAGGCGTGCTGCAGGATCTTCAGCCGCTTGTCGATGGCGTCGATCTCGTCGCGGACCCACAGCCGGAAGTCGGTGCTGACCTGGTCGTTGCGGCTGCGGCCGGTGTGCAGCTTGCGGCCGACGTCGCCGATCTTCTCGACCAACGCCCGCTCGATGTTCATGTGGACGTCTTCCAGCTCCCGCTTGAACGGGAACTTGCCGGCCGCGATCTGGTCGCCGATCGCCGTCAGGCCCGACACAATCTGCTTCCGCTCGTCCGCCGTCAGGATGCCCACTTCTGCCAGCATCCGCGCGTGGGCAATCGAGCCCCGGATGTCGTGTTCGTACAGCCGGCGATCGAAGCTCACGCTCTCGGTGAACTCTTCCACGCGTTCGTCGGTGGCGGACTCGAAGACTCCGCCCCAAGGCTTATCAGACACGGTAGGCAGTCGGCGGGTAGGAGGGTGAGAGAGCCAGAATGCG contains:
- a CDS encoding cytochrome c biogenesis protein CcsA, with translation MNLSETTTFCFVASYAVALSLEVVSLVRRFGWHRLLLLGFAIAGVFAHITFLTVHARGSHTPLSSPSDWASVAALSLACVYLFASFSAPRQAIGLFLLPLVLALVGVSTVASDRPIAAENASDFWGRTHGVLLVMATVSVIVGFLAGVMYLIQSWRLKQKLPSANEFRLPSLEVLEQLNSRALGVSAVLVAGGFGSGLVLTRLRHGADGASLWGDPLVISLSVMLLWLVAAELFRWLYPGARRGRKVAYLTVASFGFLVIVLASLLWTGSSHAARVEPPQPPRQLT
- a CDS encoding sigma-54 interaction domain-containing protein, which codes for MQEVYRITRQVASRKASVLLLGETGTGKELIARAIHELSDRKKKPFVRVNCGALSESLLESELFGHVRGAFTGAIENRTGRFEAAHTGTIFLDEINSTTLHLQVKLLRVLQEREFERVGDTQTIRVDTRVIAASNRDLLEESTEGRFREDLYYRLNVVPVYLPSLRERREDIPSLVGHFLNYYNEENDTYVAHISPQALEALQDYHWPGNVRELQNYVERAVVMAMGDELTVELLPAVVRGEVEPHSMAIRRFDFDSLAEQLVVEGLSQADDKSEDLHSRIVDRVEREVISQVLGQCEGVQIKAAQRLGINRNTLHKKIKDYGLEPPAGGAKTA
- a CDS encoding HEAT repeat domain-containing protein, which encodes MNLRLPISALCALAAASLLAVTPAVAQTDLDDVVPAAPSRAAGYALSNEREEPADYVRDLLVLVNLGEGELAKPLMDELAGMSLTGEQLAGLVAQFGAAKIHRLARAAELGPAADQFAGKCFEAAGAAAADPGRLSELTRQYATGDKAARRVALQGLQAAGVDGALATITALAAADDAKQQSRLREALVRMKPLSTPLVAAALDSPNAAVRQQAAWALGQMGDRASIPRLAAIAAGAQGSEPVGAAARWSLSELTGVAFSPTSAEPLLRDAIVNANAGVPARRGVPGTGAQEGGATAWIWNQDLAAGDAAVVSAGVSREDAAHLRTAELAADLWNLNQGDPDHATLAVAYRLHAEWLLDNRGVAATLPGPAAADLPAETLSQALELATEESLTGSAIAIAAELGSRRNPAVLATHDGRPSPLAAALVASHPAVRFAALEAIMQINPTSPFPGSSKVTKSLLHFASSDGESAAVVAMPKTADAATVSGRLAGIGVQAIATNIGAAVVCDAADHPDVEFVIIDTGVLRPNVREVLFQVRRLTATANLPVVLLAADGQLDRAKQIAREHERVLAFPRPHSTEATTSIAQAAREIAPAGLPTPTQRNEHAAAAAGWIERLLKDGPSFYNVRAHSSELLAAVNRSSDIASTIPSLALVGTPESQTSLLNLANQDVLPVATRDAAAAGFDQSVQKHGLLLTRQQIVGQYDRYNASETESPDTQRVLGAVLDSIESLRDESLSGETPSEEPRSNEG
- the argH gene encoding argininosuccinate lyase is translated as MSDKPWGGVFESATDERVEEFTESVSFDRRLYEHDIRGSIAHARMLAEVGILTADERKQIVSGLTAIGDQIAAGKFPFKRELEDVHMNIERALVEKIGDVGRKLHTGRSRNDQVSTDFRLWVRDEIDAIDKRLKILQHAFISRTEKDAGVILPGYTHLQRAQPVLANHYWLAYCEKFERDRQRLADCRKRVNQLPLGTAAMAGTTMPIDRELVAKELSFEGLVANSLDSSSDRDFAIEFAFCLSLVATHLSGWAEEWILWATIEFDFIKLPQQFCTGSSIMPQKINPDVLELIRGKTARVDGNLTSLLVLVKSLPLAYNRDLQEDKERVFDSADTVRACLELAAPLAAGADLKRESIEARLDHGYLDATTLMEHLIHQGVPQRTAHELIGKLVSAAMKRGERLSDLPVDFFKSAHELLDESVYEVLGVENAVKAFCSTGSTNPTKVEEQIAVWKDRLRD